TACACCACCATCCAAAACTGGGCGAACAACATTTACAATTTGGTGACCAAGCGGGCGGTCGCCTATGAAAATGCCCTGATGGAATGGATCGACGGCAACCTGGGGAGCCGACTCACGATGAAGTACCCCGCGGTGTACATGCTGGAGCCCGGCGCCCGGGGGGAGATACTGTCGATCGCGTTTGCCTCCTCCGGCCAGCACCAGGACGCCGGGGCCAAGCTGGTCCACGGCGCGCCGCGAACCAGTGGCCGGATCATTAGCAAAAGCATCAGCAAAAACGGCGGGCGCGCCAGCTATCGTGGACTGGTCAAAGTGGAAAAAGGAGCCGAAAAATCCAAAAGCAATGTGGTTTGCGACGCTTTGATCCTGGACTCTAAAAGCCGCAGCGACACTTATCCGTACATTGAACTTGAGGAGCAGGATGTGGCCATCGGCCACGAGGCCAGCGTGTCGCGCATTGGCGAGGAACAACTATTCTACTTGATGAGCCGCGGCCTAACCGAGGCCGAGGCCAGCACCATGATCGTCAGCGGCTTTATCGAGCCTTTGGTCAAGGAACTTCCCATGGAATACGCGGTCGAAATGAATCGTTTGATCGAATTGCAAATGGAGGGTTCGGTGGGCTAGGCCGGCTTCCGCCAATGAACCTTGGTATTTTCCCGTAGCATGTTTGGATAACTTTTAATGACGCCCACGACTCCTATTGGCCCGCATTCCACCGAATCCTTTGAACAGTTCCTCAGTCAACGCTCTGAGCCGGCATGGCTTACCGAACAGCGCCGGCAAAACTGGGCGTTGTTTGAACGTCTCCCCCCTCCTTCACGGCGTGACGAGGAGTGGCTGCGGACCGATATTCGCTTATTTCGCTGGGATCAATATCCCCTGCCAACAGCCGGGGCCAGTAGTTCTAAACTGACTGCGACACCATTATTGACCGATGGCGTTGACCTGTGCGGGCGCACGGTGGCATTGGATAGTCACTTGATCACATCGGAACTAGACCCCGCTCTCTCCCGCCAGGGGGTGATTTTTTGTGGCCTGGAACAAGCGGCAGCCAGCCACCCCGAATTGGTCCAGCGTTATCTGGGATCGGTCGTGGCGGCGGATACGGATCGCTTTTCGGCATTGCAGGGGGCCTGCCATAGCGGTGGCACGTTTCTATATGTTCCCCGCGGGGTAAAGCTCTCCCAACCGCTGCACACGTTGACGGCTCTTAGCCCTCAAAATTCCGACTTTAGCCATTTATTGGTCGTGTTGGAGGCCGGGGCCGAGGCCACCTTGCTTAGCGAGACCGCGGGGGACCAGCATGCCGGTGGACTGCATAACGGAGCCATCGAACTGATTTGTCATCCTGGGTCAAAGTTGCGTTATGTCAATTTGCAAAATTGGGGCCAGGGAACCTGGCACTTTGCCCAGCAAAAGGCGCTCGTCCATAGCGGCGCCCAACTGCAGTGGACGATCGCTGCGCTTGGCTCCCGCTTGGCCAAGGTCAACCAGCATGTGGCGCTCATTGGGCCAGACGCGCAAACACAGGTCAATGGCGTCATGTTTACCGAGGGAAAGCAGCATTTATCCTACAATACGCTGCAGCACCATGTGGCCCCCCATTGTCAGAGCGATCTCTTATATAAAGGCGCGCTCCAGGATAAATCGCGACTGGTCTGGCGCGGAATGATCAAGGTTGATCCCGCCGCGCAAAAAACCAACGGCTATCAGCGTAACGATAATCTGATGCTCTCGGACGAGG
Above is a genomic segment from Pirellulales bacterium containing:
- the sufD gene encoding Fe-S cluster assembly protein SufD yields the protein MTPTTPIGPHSTESFEQFLSQRSEPAWLTEQRRQNWALFERLPPPSRRDEEWLRTDIRLFRWDQYPLPTAGASSSKLTATPLLTDGVDLCGRTVALDSHLITSELDPALSRQGVIFCGLEQAAASHPELVQRYLGSVVAADTDRFSALQGACHSGGTFLYVPRGVKLSQPLHTLTALSPQNSDFSHLLVVLEAGAEATLLSETAGDQHAGGLHNGAIELICHPGSKLRYVNLQNWGQGTWHFAQQKALVHSGAQLQWTIAALGSRLAKVNQHVALIGPDAQTQVNGVMFTEGKQHLSYNTLQHHVAPHCQSDLLYKGALQDKSRLVWRGMIKVDPAAQKTNGYQRNDNLMLSDEARADSIPGLEIEADDVRCTHGATAGRVDQEQIFYCQTRGLTRKEAIRTVVTGFFQQVFDRITIESVRNALGGAINRRIREFA